The window GCGCAGCGGCGCTCGCCGCGGCCACGAACAAAGCACGGGTCCAATCCTTTTTCATCGGTCCTCGCTCTCCCCGCGCAAGCGCGCGGATTCGTCGAGCAGGTTGTCGAGCCAGCGGACGCGGCCGTCAATCCGGCGCGGACGGGACGCACGTGCTAGGCTTTCGAACATGGCTGCACGTGATTTCCAGTTCGTTCCCATGGGCGAGCGCGCGCCCGAATGCGCCATCTCCTGCGACGGGCTCGTGGCAGGCGCCGCCATCGATCTGAGCCACTGGGCGAAGAACCGGACGCCGTCGGCCTTCAAGGCCGACACCTCCGTCGAGATTGCGCTCCGGTTCGTCCACGAGGCCTCGCCCGCGGATGCGCCGTCCATCGTCGTGAACAACCATTTCGACGCGGATGGCGTGCTCGCCGTCTGGTCGCTGCTCGAACCGGAGCTCGCCATGGCGCACGCGGGGCTCATCGTCGCGGCGGCCGAGGCGGGGGATTTCGACGAGTGGCCGGCCGATGTCCGCGGCATCTGGCTGAACATCGCGATCCGGCGGATGGTCACGCTGAAGCCGGAGGCGAGCGCCTATCCGATCGCGCTCGGCGCGCTCGGCGAGCTCGTGCGCACCCTCGAGTCGCGCGAGGATCTCTGGGGGACGTCGTTCTCCGCGATCTGCGAGGCCGAACGGCGCGCGCAGGCCGGGGACGTGGCGGCGTATTCCGTCGGCCCGATCCGCGTCTTCCACCACGGCCCGGGCGTGCCCGAGGTGCCGGGCGCCGTGCTCGCGAAGCTCGGATCCACCGCGGAGGGCGTGAAGCGGCTCCTGCTCGCGTTCGAGGAGCCGGATGGCTCGTTCCGTTATCGGTACGAGCTGCCGCGCTGGGCCTGGGCCGATACGGTCGTGCGGCCCGTGATCCGCGCCCCGAGCCGCCATGTCCTCGCCGCGGGGCTCGGGCCGGAATGGGCGATGAAGGGCGTCGATTTCGGGATGACCGCGCTCCTGCGCACGACGTCACCGCTCCACGAGGGGCCCCGCGAGATGGCCGAGCGGCTGCGCACGATCGATCCGTTCCCGGCCTGATCAGCGCGCGTCCCGGCCGACGAGCTCCGCGATCGAGCCGAGCCCCTCGGCCTGCATCCGCGCGACGATTCCCTCGTGGATCCGCCGCGCGAACGTGGGCCCTTCATACACGAACGCCGTGTACGCCTGCACCAGCGTCGCTCCCGCGGCGATACGCTCCCACGCGTCGTCCGCGTCCTCCACGCCGCCTGCGGCCACGAGCACGAGCGAATCCCCCACGCGGGCGCGGAGCCTGCGCAGCACCACGAGCGCCCGTGCCTTGACGGGCTTGCCCGAGAGGCCACCCGCGCCGATCTCCGAGACCCGCGCCGGATCCGTCACGAGTCCGTCGCGGCGGATCGTGGTGTTCGTGGCGATGATGCCGTCGAGCCCGAGCTCCCGCGCGAGATCACCGATCGCGTCGATGTCCTCGTCGGCGAGGTCGGGCGCGATCTTCACGAGCAGCGGCACGCGGCGGGCAGGGCAGGCGCGATCGAGCGCGGCGCGCACCTCCACGAGGATGGGGCGGAGCTTCTCCGTGGATTGCAGGTCCCGCAGGCCCGGCGTATTCGGCGAGCTCACGTTGACGACGAGGTAATCGGCGTGCGCGGCGAGGCGCTCGGCGCTCGCCACGTAATCGGCGGCGGCCTCGGATTCGGGCACGACCTTGGTCTTGCCGATGTTCACGCCCACGACCACGCCGCCCGGCTTGCGCTTCTCCAGCCGCTCGGCCGCGCGGCGCGAGCCTTCGTTGTTGAAGCCCATGCGGTTGACGAGCGCCCGATCCTGCTCCAGCCGAAACAGCCGCGGCCTGGGGTTTCCGCTCTGGGCCTCGCCCGTCACCGTCCCGATCTCCACGAACGCGAACCCGAGCGCGCCGAGCGCCTCGAAGCCCCGCGCGTCCTTGTCGAACCCCGCGGCGAGCCCGAGCGGCCCCGGGAAATCGAGGCCGAAGGCCCGCACCGAGAGGCGCGGATC of the Polyangium spumosum genome contains:
- a CDS encoding DUF6687 family protein, producing MAARDFQFVPMGERAPECAISCDGLVAGAAIDLSHWAKNRTPSAFKADTSVEIALRFVHEASPADAPSIVVNNHFDADGVLAVWSLLEPELAMAHAGLIVAAAEAGDFDEWPADVRGIWLNIAIRRMVTLKPEASAYPIALGALGELVRTLESREDLWGTSFSAICEAERRAQAGDVAAYSVGPIRVFHHGPGVPEVPGAVLAKLGSTAEGVKRLLLAFEEPDGSFRYRYELPRWAWADTVVRPVIRAPSRHVLAAGLGPEWAMKGVDFGMTALLRTTSPLHEGPREMAERLRTIDPFPA
- a CDS encoding quinone-dependent dihydroorotate dehydrogenase codes for the protein MYRLLFRLLLRRLSAETAHHLGFGLLRFLMAIPGVRALAKRLLGPRDPRLSVRAFGLDFPGPLGLAAGFDKDARGFEALGALGFAFVEIGTVTGEAQSGNPRPRLFRLEQDRALVNRMGFNNEGSRRAAERLEKRKPGGVVVGVNIGKTKVVPESEAAADYVASAERLAAHADYLVVNVSSPNTPGLRDLQSTEKLRPILVEVRAALDRACPARRVPLLVKIAPDLADEDIDAIGDLARELGLDGIIATNTTIRRDGLVTDPARVSEIGAGGLSGKPVKARALVVLRRLRARVGDSLVLVAAGGVEDADDAWERIAAGATLVQAYTAFVYEGPTFARRIHEGIVARMQAEGLGSIAELVGRDAR